The following are encoded in a window of Castanea sativa cultivar Marrone di Chiusa Pesio chromosome 5, ASM4071231v1 genomic DNA:
- the LOC142636157 gene encoding pectinesterase-like — translation MTHLKEFLATKFETTTKHISISKKKKLFLALFATLLVVAAIIGIVAGVTKSHNNSSHNEISAAAHAILKNSCSSTLYPDLCYSAIATVPGATAQLASKKDVIEKSLNLTTKAVEQNFKVIMKLTKSKHLSKREKVALHDCLETIDETLDELHDAVKDLQLYPTKKSLSQHADDLKTLISSAITNQETCIDGFSHDDADKHTRQALLAGQVHVEHMCSNALAMIKNMTDTDMAIQRMKMQNRKLKEEEEEDDSVDESVKWPEWLSAGDRRLLQSSTLTPNVVVAADGSGDYKTVSAAVAAAPDNSKTRYIIKIKAGVYRENVEVTKKKKFIMFLGDGRSNTIITGNKNVKDGTTTFKSATVAVVGERFLARDLTFENTAGSSKHQAVALRVGADLSAFYECDMLAHQDTLYVHSNRQFYVKCLVAGTVDFIFGNAAAVFQDCDIHARRPNPGQKNMVTAQGRIDPNQNTGIVIQKCRIGATNDLISVRSSFPTYLGRPWKAYSRTVIMQTSISNVIHPEGWHIWAGDFALDTLFYGEYLNTGDGAGTAKRVNWRGFKVITSASDAQSFTPGNFIGGSSWLVSTGFPFSLGL, via the exons ATGACTCACCTGAAGGAATTCTTGGCCACAAAATTTGAAACCACTACCAAACACATTTCAATCTCCAAGAAAAAGAAGCTCTTCTTGGCTCTTTTTGCCACTCTGTTGGTTGTTGCTGCAATTATAGGCATTGTTGCCGGAGTTACCAAGTCCCACAACAACAGCTCCCACAATGAGATCTCAGCTGCTGCCCATGCCATACTCAAAAACTCATGTAGCAGCACATTGTACCCTGATTTATGTTACTCAGCTATTGCCACTGTTCCTGGAGCCACCGCTCAATTGGCCAGCAAAAAGGATGTCATAGAAAAGTCCTTGAATCTCACTACCAAAGCTGTCGAACAAAACTTCAAAGTCATTATGAAGCTCACAAAATCAAAGCATCTCTCCAAGCGTGAAAAGGTTGCTCTCCATGATTGCCTTGAGACCATTGATGAAACATTAGATGAGCTTCACGATGCTGTGAAAGATCTCCAGTTGTACCCAACAAAGAAATCTTTGTCCCAACATGCTGATGACCTCAAAACCTTAATAAGCTCAGCAATTACCAACCAAGAAACTTGCATAGACGGCTTCTCTCACGATGATGCTGATAAACACACCCGCCAGGCCTTACTAGCTGGGCAG GTACATGTGGAGCATATGTGTAGTAATGCGTTGGCCATGATCAAGAACATGACTGATACTGATATGGCCATTCAGAGAATGAAAATGCAGAATCGGAAgctgaaggaggaggaggaggaggatgatAGTGTGGATGAAAGTGTTAAGTGGCCAGAGTGGTTGTCAGCTGGGGATAGGAGGCTTTTACAGTCATCTACTTTGACACCGAATGTGGTGGTTGCAGCTGATGGCAGTGGTGACTACAAGACTGTGTCGGCAGCAGTGGCTGCAGCACCAGATAATAGTAAAACAAGATACATAATCAAGATCAAAGCTGGTGTGTACAGGGAAAATGTGGAGgtgacaaagaaaaagaagtttaTCATGTTTTTGGGAGATGGGAGATCTAACACCATCATTACCGGTAATAAGAATGTAAAGGATGGAACCACCACCTTCAAATCTGCCACAGTGG CCGTGGTTGGAGAACGATTTCTAGCTCGGGACTTAACCTTCGAAAACACAGCAGGTTCCTCAAAGCACCAAGCTGTAGCTCTCCGTGTAGGTGCTGACCTCTCAGCATTTTACGAATGCGACATGCTTGCACACCAAGACACCCTTTACGTACACTCCAACCGTCAATTTTACGTGAAGTGCCTAGTAGCAGGTACTGTTGATTTCATCTTTGGCAATGCTGCAGCTGTGTTCCAAGATTGTGACATCCACGCAAGGCGTCCAAATCCTGGTCAAAAGAACATGGTCACAGCCCAAGGTCGAATTGACCCAAATCAAAACACTGGAATTGTAATCCAAAAATGCAGGATTGGAGCCACGAATGATTTGATATCAGTACGAAGTAGCTTCCCAACATATCTTGGTAGACCATGGAAAGCATACTCTAGGACTGTTATCATGCAAACATCTATAAGTAACGTGATTCACCCTGAGGGATGGCACATTTGGGCTGGGGACTTTGCACTCGATACTTTGTTTTATGGGGAGTATCTCAACACTGGGGATGGTGCTGGAACCGCTAAAAGGGTGAATTGGCGTGGTTTCAAAGTGATTACAAGTGCTTCCGATGCTCAATCTTTCACTCCTGGGAACTTCATTGGTGGAAGTAGTTGGTTAGTTTCAACTGGTTTTCCATTCTCTCTTGGCTTATAA
- the LOC142636597 gene encoding pectinesterase 3 encodes MDSSIKSFKGYGKVDEIEEQAFKKKTRKRLIILIISSIVLIALVIGVVAGTIIHKRNSSSSPSSNSVPASQVTPAASLKAVCSVTQYPNSCFSSISSLETANTTDPKVLFKLSLQVAINELSKLANDTPSKLTALTNDPKVKGALTVCQGLFEDAVDRLNDSISSIDVGSESDNKLLSSAKINDIKTWLSTTITDQETCLDSLQDLNSTVVDYMKIATKNSTEFTSNSLAIVAKVLGLLADIDLPIHRRLLGFEESEGSDEFPTWVSHSDRRLLQEITVTPDVTVAKDGSGNYTSISKAVEAVPKKSVTRYVIYVKEGKYVENVLMDKSKWNVMMYGDGKDKTIVSGSLNFVDGTPTFSTATFAVAGKGFIAKDMGFVNDAGAAKHQAVAMRSGSDLSVFYRCKFDAFQDTLYAHSNRQFYRECDITGTIDFIFGNAAVVFQSCSIMPRQPLANQFNTITAQGKKDPNQNTGISIQKCTISLFDNVTAPTYLGRPWKDYSTTVIMQSEIGSFLNPLGWISWVSNVDPPSTIFYAEYQNTGPGSSVVQRVKWAGYKPTLTVSDATKFTVGSFIQGSEWLPDTDVEYDESL; translated from the exons ATGGACTCATCAATCAAGTCCTTCAAGGGCTATGGCAAGGTAGATGAGATTGAAGAACAAGCATTCAAGAAAAAGACACGCAAGCGTTTGATCATCCTCATCATCTCCTCCATCGTCCTAATAGCTCTTGTCATTGGTGTAGTTGCTGGAACCATTATACACAAACGAAACAGTTCATCATCACCCTCATCTAACTCAGTCCCAGCATCCCAAGTAACCCCAGCAGCTTCACTCAAAGCCGTGTGCAGCGTGACTCAGTACCCAAACTCATGCTTCTCTAGCATCTCCTCCTTGGAAACCGCAAACACCACCGACCCAAAAGTCCTTTTCAAGCTCTCTTTACAAGTAGCCATCAACGAGCTCTCCAAGCTCGCCAACGACACACCCTCCAAGCTCACTGCTCTCACCAATGACCCCAAAGTGAAAGGTGCTCTAACAGTTTGCCAAGGCCTTTTCGAAGACGCAGTGGATAGACTCAATGACTCTATATCTTCCATAGACGTTGGATCAGAATCAGATAATAAGCTGTTGTCCTCAGCTAAAATCAATGACATAAAGACATGGCTAAGCACTACCATCACTGACCAAGAGACCTGCTTGGACTCTCTCCAAGACCTCAATTCCACGGTTGTTGATTATATGAAGATAGCCACGAAAAACTCAACTGAGTTTACGAGCAATAGCTTAGCCATTGTTGCAAAGGTACTGGGCTTACTTGCTGACATTGACCTTCCCATCCATCGTAGGCTACTTGGGTTCGAAGAATCTGAAGGTTCAGATGAATTTCCCACTTGGGTTAGCCACAGTGACCGCAGGCTACTCCAGGAGATTACCGTGACTCCTGATGTGACTGTCGCTAAGGATGGAAGTGGGAACTATACGAGTATCAGCAAGGCAGTGGAGGCTGTGCCTAAAAAGAGTGTAACGAGGTATGTGATATATGTGAAGGAAGGGAAGTATGTGGAGAATGTGTTAATGGACAAGAGCAAGTGGAATGTGATGATGTATGGGGATGGTAAGGACAAGACCATTGTCTCCGGCAGCTTGAACTTTGTGGATGGTACTCCTACCTTCTCCACTGCCACTTTCG CTGTTGCAGGGAAAGGCTTCATTGCAAAAGACATGGGGTTCGTTAACGATGCAGGTGCTGCAAAGCATCAAGCAGTAGCAATGCGGTCTGGCTCAGATCTTTCAGTGTTCTACAGGTGCAAATTTGATGCCTTTCAGGACACCCTCTATGCTCACTCAAACCGTCAGTTCTACCGTGAATGTGACATTACAGGCACCATTGACTTCATCTTTGGCAATGCAGCAGTGGTCTTCCAAAGCTGCAGCATTATGCCTAGGCAACCTTTAGCTAACCAATTCAACACCATCACTGCCCAAGGCAAGAAAGACCCAAATCAAAACACTGGTATTTCAATCCAAAAATGTACAATCTCTCTGTTTGATAATGTTACAGCCCCAACATACCTTGGTAGGCCTTGGAAAGACTACTCCACTACAGTTATCATGCAGTCTGAAATTGGGTCATTCTTAAACCCATTGGGCTGGATATCTTGGGTCTCCAATGTTGACCCACCTAGCACTATTTTCTATGCTGAGTACCAAAACACTGGCCCAGGTTCAAGTGTTGTCCAAAGGGTTAAATGGGCTGGGTATAAGCCCACTCTAACAGTAAGTGATGCAACCAAGTTTACTGTGGGATCTTTTATACAGGGCAGTGAATGGTTACCAGACACTGATGTGGAATATGATGAATCCTTATGA
- the LOC142636598 gene encoding alanine aminotransferase 2, translated as MRKFVSDKSCRKLLHRSFQSLAQQLQHHQHKGPLSFVSQSRFLSSSPMAPSPSLNPSAPSVTLDNINPKVLKCEYAVRGEIVTLAQRLQQELLAKPGSLPFDEILYCNIGNPQSLGQQPITFFREVLSLCDHPSILDKSETQGLFSADAIERAWQILDQIPGRATGAYSHSQGIKGLRDTIAAGIEARDGFPADPNDIFLTDGASPAVHMMMQLLIRSEKDGILCPIPQYPLYSASIDLHGGTLVPYYLNEATGWGLEVSSLKKQLEAAKSQGITVRALVVINPGNPTGQVLGEENQREIVEFCRKEGLVLLADEVYQENVYVPEKTFHSFKKVSRSMGYGEADICLVSFQSVSKGFYGECGKRGGYMEITGFSPEVREQIYKVASVNLCSNISGQILASLVMSPPKVGDESYESYCGEKEGILSSLARRAKTLEDALNNLEGVSCNKAEGAMYLFPRIELPQKAIKAAEAVNSAPDAFYCRRLLNETGIVVVPGSGFGQVPGTWHFRCTILPQEDKIPAVVSRLTDFHKRFMDEFRD; from the exons ATGCGGAAATTCGTGAGCGACAAAAGTTGTAGGAAACTGCTTCACCGTTCTTTTCAGAGTCTCGCACAACAGCTACAGCACCATCAACATAAGGGTCCTCTTTCCTTTGTTTCACAATCACGTTTCTTGTCCTCTTCTCCTATggctccctctccttctctaaATCCCTCTGCTCCTTCTGTCACCCTTGACAACATTAACCCCAAG GTTCTCAAATGTGAGTATGCTGTCCGTGGTGAGATTGTCACCCTTGCTCAG AGGTTACAACAAGAGTTGCTGGCTAAACCGGGGTCTCTCCCCTTTGATGAG ATACTTTACTGCAACATAGGAAATCCTCAGTCTCTTGGTCAGCAGCCAATAACTTTTTTCAGAGAG GTTCTTTCCTTGTGTGACCATCCATCCATTTTGGACAAAAGTGAAACACAGGGTTTGTTCAG TGCGGATGCCATTGAGCGAGCTTGGCAGATTCTGGATCAAATACCTGGAAGAGCAACTGGTGCTTATAGTCACAGTCAG GGTATCAAGGGATTACGTGATACTATTGCTGCTGGTATTGAAGCTCGTGATGGTTTTCCTGCTGATCCAAATGATATCTTCTTGACAGATGGAGCAAGCCCAGCT GTGCATATGATGATGCAATTACTGATAAGATCAGAAAAGGATGGAATTCTTTGTCCCATTCCTCAGTACCCTTTATACTCTGCTTCAATTGATCTCCATGGTGGCACACTG GTTCCTTACTATCTCAATGAAGCAACAGGATGGGGATTGGAAGTCTCTTCGCTTAAGAAGCAATTGGAGGCTGCCAAGTCCCAAGGCATCACAGTTAGGGCTTTGGTTGTTATAAATCCCGGAAACCCAACAGGGCAG GTTCTTGGTGAGGAGAACCAGCGTGAAATTGTGGAATTCTGCAGGAAAGAAGGTCTTGTGCTACTGGCAGATGAG GTATATCAGGAAAATGTTTATGTTCCTGAGAAAACGTTCCACTCTTTCAAGAAGGTTTCTCGGTCTATGGGATACGGTGAGGCGGATATCTGCCTTGTATCATTTCAGTCAGTCTCTAAAG GCTTCTATGGGGAGTGTGGAAAAAGAGGAGGTTACATGGAGATCACTGGATTTAGCCCTGAAGTAAGGGAACAAATATACAAAGTGGCATCTGTAAATCTTTGTTCTAATATCTCGGGTCAAATTCTTGCAAGCCTTGTCATGAGCCCACCcaag GTTGGTGATGAGTCATATGAGTCGTACTGTGGGGAGAAAGAGGGAATTCTATCATCACTGGCAAGGCGTGCAAAG aCACTAGAAGATGCACTTAACAATTTAGAGGGAGTATCATGCAACAAAGCCGAAGGGGCAATGTACCTGTTTCCCCGTATTGAGCTGCCACAAAAGGCAATTAAAGCAGCAGAGGCTGTAAATTCGGCACCAGATGCGTTCTATTGTCGCCGCCTTCTTAATGAAACTGGAATTGTTGTTGTTCCTGGTTCTGGTTTCGGACAG GTTCCTGGCACCTGGCATTTTCGGTGTACAATACTGCCCCAAGAGGACAAGATTCCTGCCGTTGTCTCCAGGCTAACAGACTTCCATAAACGATTCATGGATGAGTTTCGTGACTGA